The following is a genomic window from Tursiops truncatus isolate mTurTru1 chromosome 7, mTurTru1.mat.Y, whole genome shotgun sequence.
GCACCTTGAAAAGGCTCCCAGACGGTCCTCCCGCAAAGCCACGCTCGGCTGGACACCTCAGGGGCAGGACCGCCCACGAGCCCACGGCCCAGGGCCAATACACACAAGTGACCACAAGTGACCGCGCTGGGTCACCAGGACAGACCGCGGCCCCTGGGGAGCCAAACGCACATGCTGAGCGTTCCGAGATGCTCGCGGGGTCTGAGCACCATTCAGAGACGCTCACCTGAGAAGCTGGCGAACAGCCGGCAAAACTGGGAGAATCTGTTGCGGTGGAGCCACTGCTGGGCGTCCTGCGTGGAGGCCGAGGGAAGCAGGTGCTGCGGGCAGAGAGGACGGGCCTTGACGGGGTGCCCGGTGCGCACGGGACAGGCAGCCGGCGCCCAGCCGCGGACACTTACGTCACTGCCCACGGGCAGGGCCTCCACCGGGTGGGTTGGGGAGCTGTTgctgaaaggaagaagagaggtgGTGAGCGGCGAGGATGCTCCTTCCTGGCTGAGAGGCTCCTCGCCGGCCTGCCCTTCACTTCCCTCTGCTCTGGGGCTCATGAAATGAAATGGGCCCTCGAGAAAAATACAGACCTGCTCCATCCCTGGAAAGCCCTAACAAAGCCCCTGGTGTGGATGGGGGCTCTGATTAACTACACACCCTCATCCCTCAGCTACGGCTCCAGGGCTTGTTTTGGCCAGATGCTGTGGTCCCCACCCCGAACCCCAGCACGAGGGAAGGGCAGGTTGACCAAGCAGACCGGGACACACGCCTCACGGGGACTCAGTGCTGGGACAGCGAAGGGCCAGCCACACccaggggagggcagaggagtcCCTCGGGGAATTATTCTGCAGCGAACAGGCACCCACAGTTTGGCATCCGCCACGAGAAAACCATTCTCACGTTTTTCCCCAAAGGGAGGCAGAGACCTGAACACCTGGGTTTTTATGTCAAGAGAAAGACACATGGAGAGACGACCCTTCcagatggacagtggtgatggtacCACTTGAACGGACTTAATATTACTGACCTAGCCACTTAAAAAcggtaaaatggtaaatttcacgttttgtgtattttatcacaatgaGGAAAAAACAGACCCCTGAGGGGAGTCATCGGTGACTACATATGCACGTCATCAGGGTCTAGGGGGTGCCAGGGACTTTATACATGTTCCCCTGAGCCTGCGTGGAATTCATGCTCCCCCGGTCGTGAGGAAACCGGAGCTGCaggaggttaaggaacttgcccccAGAAAGGTGCCGATTTAAGACTAGGTCTGCTGAATCTAAACGTGACAGCCCTTCCTCGTGCCCCCTCTCAAGGAGGACTGTCCTCGCCTTGTAAACCAAGTTCATGTCTCGCTTACCCATCAGTAGTTACCTCTCTAGCACGCGTGGGCTCCATTCTGCATGTTCTACCCTCACCTGTTAAACCCGCCTGGCACCCTCCCTGCCTCACCCCGGCCCCACGAACAGGATGGGCAGAGCCATCACAGGGATGCCATGGCCCTGGGACAGGTGCCACAGCTGCCCGCTGGTCCCTGCAGCCCCGTCACCTCGGAGTCAGCACCGCCTGTGCCTCGGCAGGGCTGGGCCACCAGCAGTGAGGCCGCTTCTGTGCTGCAGGCCTGTGACCCCAGGGGCAGGGCGGGTCCTGAGCTGAGTCCCCCTGCCTAGTGACCATGCACGCGGGGGCAGAAAGATCTAAGAAGCCCccccagggacctccctggtgctCCAGGGCTCAGGACTCGGCGCTtccactggggggtgggggggggggggcggcgcgggtttgatccctggtcgggaactaaaatcctgcaggCCGcttggcgcggccaaaaaaatgAAGCCCCTCCGGCCGCTGCAGGGTCCAGAGGTCTGCCTCCTGAGGCCCCCGACGTCCAGGAGGCGGGCTTTCCCCTGGGAGGCACCAGGCAGGCTACCTCAGGGGGCCGGCCCAGGACCCCCGCAGCCCAGCCCACTTTAACCGGGGGAGGGAGTGGATGCCTGGTGCTCGGCTGCCCTAGCAGACAGCCTTCCTAGAGGTGTGTTCAAGCACAAGAACCTGGACGCGTGATGCTAAGAATGGTTGTGAATGTTAACACCAGTCAGCCGCCCTGAAACCCAGATCGATGCCAGGCTACAAAAGGAGCAGAGACCCAGGGAGGAAAGTGAGGAAAGGAGCCCACACCCGTGGTCACTCCAGGGACCGCAAAGGGAGAGAGGGTGCACGTACCCTTCGCCAAGGCCGAAGCTGTTCGGAGAGCCGTTGTAGCTTGGGGACGAGGCACTGTTCACCTGGTAAACCACGTCGGGCCACGGGGAGCACTGCAGGGAGAGAGCGCAGGGCAGCGGTGGTGCCGGCCGGGCCACTCGGCTCGGAACCACGATCCTTCCACACCCAGCCCACGCTGACCCGGCGCTCGGGGACGGGCACGCTGCTCGGGCCACACTGAAGAAACCAGCTAGGGCAGAGAAGAGGCAGTCCCCAGAGCAAGCAAAGCATGACACGTGTCTGTCTGAGCTTCCGAGGAGTCAAAGCAAAGAGGGAAACCTCATCGGTCCCTTGATTCCTGGGTCCACAAGAAAAGAGACTAAAACGCAAGACAGGCCAGTGGCCCACAGGCGGGTCTTGGGAGCAAATGCACGAAACAGGGAGCACGGGGCCACAGACCACTGCCAACGGGAAAGCACCAGAGAAGCTCTGAATCTCCCGACGGGCCTCTGCTGAGGGGACAGACGAGGCGTCTCCACGCTGACTGGGAGCAGCCCCCTTCCAACCCAAGTCTTCGCACATTTACTGCATTTCAGGAGCTCCCCCGCTTGCAGACCAGGGAGACGCAGCAACGCGAAAGCTGTGACCCCTGAACTCCAGGAACTTCTCGTGCGGAAGCTCAAACGGACACGCGAGAATCCCCCAAGGAAAGCAGAGACGTCGGGTGCTGCCCGGTTGGGGGCGGCAAGGGGTAGCCCGCGCACCAAGCAttccctgcttcccttccctgTGACGACTGACACCGCTTTGGACACGGCCAGTTGCTTTGGACACGGCCAGTCGGAAGCATTCCTGAGATTTACTATCACCCACCCGACCACAGGGTGGGTCAATATTTAACTCTGTTACGAGTGAGGCCTGGAATGTGTTGGTGCCGAATCCTGCAGCCccggggggaggagggaggggggaggggaacaggAAGGTTGATGAGCAGACAAGAGGGGATCCGGCAGCTCCCAAGGTCACAGGCCAGGTGCGGATTTCAACACCTGGCCTGGGACAGGGGCTGGGACGTTGCCTGGAGCACGCCAGGGGACCTGTCCTCCAGCAGGGAAGTCGGGGGAGAGGCAGAGGCCGGGAGGAGAAGGGTCACCGGGGTGCATCACGAGCACACACCAGGCCTGGGAAGGGCTAAGGGTCCAGGCACGGCCCCACACACTGCAGAGCTGGCTCTGCCCTGCTGCAAGGGGGCAGGACTCCCTGGGCCAGGGCTCTCCGGCCACCGTCAGCCTCGACCCTAGGAAAAGCCAGCATGCGTCTGTCCACGCCACAGAATTAGCATCCCTGCTGCCCTGCTGCACATACTCTTCTGTGTATggcttttcacacacacacacacgcaaacacaccctcacacacccACAGGCCTCTTAGCCCCCTGTCCCTGGGCCTCACCCTTAACCCAGACTTAACCCCACCATGGTCAGCACTGGACCTGAGGCATCCACAGAGGGCCTCCTCAGTAAGTCAGATTACTCAGTGGACGAGCCCAACACCTATTAACTGGCCCGATGGCAGGACACAGCGGCGAAGAGTTGTTCAAATCAAAAACAGAGCCCAGTAAaagaggcagcagcagcagtgaccCGTGACGGGAGGAAAAGGGACCTGTGGTACGAAGCATCTCAGAGGTAGCCTGGACGGAAGAACGGCTGGAGCAGGCTGGCGTCGGCGGCAGGGCTGAGAGGAAACGCACCCCAGTATCCACCCAAACAGCAAAGAACGAGAGCTATTTACAGtctctgacccagcaatccccctccgAGAACAGATGCTGCAGACATTCTTTCCACGTGCAGAACTACACTCGCACAAGGTGTTCACGGTACCCTGTGTGAAATGGCAAGAGCCTGGAAATAACCCAGCGTCCAGCAAAGGGCCATCCAGACAACGAAAGCTACACAGCTGGATAAAGAACTAGAAAGCTCTTTATGAACAGACAGGAAACAGACTCCAAGAGAGGCCATGAATTAAAGACAGTCAACCACAGAACAGTGTGTGTGCGTACTGTCGGGGGAAAAAAGAGCGCATGGGGCAAACGTGTATGAACTGGCTTCATCTGCAGAGAACGTTGGGCCAGATACACAAGGAGCCGGGGGTCGCCTGCTGCCCCGGGGAGAGAAACCGAGGCCAGACAGTGCTGGGAAGGATATTTTCCGATGGAGATGCTCTTATACCTTTTGAATTTGGACCACATGAATATATGATCTATtccaaaaatctgaaataaaaataacctaaTCTTGAAATGCGCAAAGGGCAGCAGAGAGCTAGAAGGTACTTGTGAAACACCTCTTAACTGAAAGCGCTCCAGACAAAGGAACACACCACGATTTAAGGGGCGCTCTCGGTAGAAGCGTTCACCCCAAATGCGCACTTTTCCAAGGATCTAAACCCACCCTCGCCGCCCCTGGCAGAAGGCTCCGGCCGGCTCACCTCTGAGAGGATGGTGGTTTCATAGGATGGCTGGTACTTCTCCTTCTCTTGGGCCgttcttttttccatcttctctcgGTCAGTCTTCTGCTTCCGGTCAGCTCCCTTTGGCTGTAAGTGCAGAGCACAGGGGTCCAATGAGTTCAAAGCAGGCAGAGGCAGCTGTCGGGGGGAGATCCAGGGCTGAGCAGTGGGCCCCCCCACCCAAGGCCAGGACACTCCCCACCTCACCCAGAAGCCCAAGCAGGATCTCACGGACAAGAAAGCATCTCTCTCACCTCCCAGGCATCCGACACACAGGTCCACCCGCCCGGAGCCCCTTCCCACCCCGAGGGACTCAGAGCCTGCTACAGGGTCCTACGGGGACGCTCCAGGGTCCACTCAGCGGACCATGCAGAAATGCTTGGAGCAGAGCTTTACCAGTGGCCACTTGCTAATGGAGAGGACCCCTCGAGGGCCTTCCGTGGGTTCCCCGTGGACCGTGACAGGAAGTGGATGAGCTGGGAGCTGCTGGCCGGGGCTCGGTCTACAATCGCACGCCATCTTGGCCATCTTGGGGGCCTCCTTGCCCCCAAGTCCTAGGGCTACGACCACGCTCCCGGCTTCCACCCCAGCAGGCCCAGCTGATGGGGACCATCCTGACCACTGGGACTATCCCCTCCTGAGTTCAGGGCCTGGTGGTCGGGGCCAGATATCAAGAGTTCGCAGGACCCAGAACTGAGCGCGTTACTCTGTTGGCAGTGGGCCACACGCAGTGGGCAGTCGGGGGGAAAGTTCATCCTCAAGCTCGATGGCGCCTTTGGGATCATCCTGGCTGCAGTTTTTGACTCCCAGCTCAGGAGATTTGAGGAAATAGTCCTCAGGGGGATgcccaggctggagggagggaggtttgCTGGGGGTCCTATGGGGACGTGAGTGACAGACCCGGTGTCCAGTGGGAGAGCCAGGCATGCGGCAGCCGGGCTCCCATCATCGGGTTTCCCTGCTCCACCTCCGTCCTCCCGTCCTCCTGTCCCAGAAAGGAGGCCCTTCTTCCCGGCCCAGAAGCATTACTGGTAAAGCGTGGCTGAGCCTGCCTGTAGGGGGCAGCCTGTGGGGAGCCGGTGGGGCAGGGAGCGGCCCAGACACCCCCATGGAGCCCCAGGGCCGGGCTCCGAGAAGCCAGGGCTTCCTAGTAACCAGGGTGATCTGAGACGGGAGAGTGATGGGCTGGGCTGTGCCTGGCGCCAGTGCACACCCATCTGAGCTGCTGCTGGTGCGGGTTGGGGGGCTGGCCAGGTCACCTCAGGCATTCTGGGGAGCCCGTTTCGGGTATCAGAGGCTCCTACCCCCTGCAGCAGATGGTAAGGCAGCTTCCGGCCCCAGTCCCCCAATAACGCCTGGTGTGCGGCTGAGAAGTTGAGCAGAGCCCTCACTCCTGAGCTTCCCCCTCGAGCTGTAGGAGGGGAAGCTCACGGGAGCCATGGGGAGGGCTAGGCATCCCTGGCGCAGACTGCCCCTCCCTCCTACCGTCTGGCCGGCGCCCATTCCCAGGGCACACGCTCGGAAAGCGTGGAATCACACTGGACGCACCCACCACCTGAGGGCAGAAGACAGCTGGTGGAACCCTGGACCTGGTCTGTGCGtgacagggagggggtgggactgCAGGACAGGCAGAGACCACCCGCTGCACAGCCTCGGAGCTGTCCAGGGGGAGCCAGAATCACCCTGGACCCCGGAGCACACACAAGACCAGAGGCACCGGTGGACAGGGTCGGCAGGCTAATGCTCCCCAAAGATGGCCACGTCCTAATACCCAGAGCCTGGGAGGACGTTACCTTCCAGGGCAGAAGGGGGccaggttgcagatggaattaagatgGGCAACAATGTGAGATTAAAATAGGAAGATGAGCCTGGATCATCccgtgggcccagtgtaatcacaggggCTTAGAAGTGGAGCGGGGGCGAGCAGGGGAGTCAGGGTGATGCGTGTGAGAGGGGCTCTACCTGCTCCAgctttgaggatggaggaggggccACAGGCCAAGGAATGCGGAGGCCTCCAGAAGCCGGAAAGGGCAAGGGAAGAGAGATTCTCCCCTGgggcctccagaaaggaattcAGCCCTCCTGACGCCCGACTCTAGCCCAGTGAGACCCggttcagacttctgacctccagcaTTAAAAGACAGTATGCAGTACTGAGCCACTCAACTTTGGGTCATTCTTTTACAGcaggaagaggaaacaaataTGGGGCAGAAATGTAACTTCCTTCGGAGGCCGGTTTCAAGGCTTCATAATGATGCAGCAGGTTTCTGGAGGGTGCTACCGCCCTGGCAGAGAAGACAAACTCACGCTCCCCCCaccatcccttcctccccacccagggTGGCAGCGCTAACTGACCAAGGTGTCCCAGTGCACAGAGCCCGGCCAGGGCCTCAGGACCCTTTCCCACAGCCCTCGGGCGGCCAGACGCTATCAGTGGGGATGAAGCCAGCCGCCCGGCTGTGTGGTCTGAGTGCAGACACGGGCAGCTTCAGGGCCTTCCAGTCCAGTTGGGAAACAGGGCAGATCACCACTCCACCGCCAAGTTGATGGTTCTACCTGTGGGCACTTATTTCCACATCCATCCCAAGCTCAGGAAGATCAACACTGACCCAGCTTCCTCTGGGACGAGGCCCTATTTCTACGGCCGATCACTCTGGCATCTCCAGCCCCAGCAGACGGAACTTTCTCGGCAAGTCCCCAGGTCCCCTGATTGTGAAAGACGGGAAGGACGGGGAAGGCACTGGGGCCGGTCCGCGCCCCGTCCTGGGGCACCTGCTGGGATCTCCTGGCTGGCGGGCAGGTCCAGCCTGCTGGCGACGGGGCCTGTGGTCCGGCTCGGCACCGGTCCGCCCACCCTGAGGATGATGCGGGGTCCGCGgccaccctccctccccgcggGGCCACCCTGAGCTACACCACTGTGGACCGTCTTTAGGAAATACTCTGTCCAGACAGATGAGGTGAGAAGCAACGGCAGGAGACTGCAGGGGGTGAGacgagaaaggaaaagaagggaggtACCAGGAGGCCACTGCGCAGGGGCAAGGGAAGAACATCCGCTGGGATTAACACACACACGCTACCATAcgtaaaacagataaccaacgaGGAGCTGCTGCGCGGCACAGGgaaatactctgtaataacctcaatgggaaaagtatttgaaaaaggaTAGGTACGTGtctatgtgtaactgaatcactgtgctgcacACCGGAAACTCACACGACATTgtaaaccaacaaataaataaatcacgtCCACGGTCAGGACCCACACGGGAGGTCTCCTAACTTGACTTCTAAGGAGAACCTGATGGGCAACCACAGAAGGTGCGGCCAAAGTGCTTGGGAGGAGAAACAAACATCTACAAGCGTGCCAATCCCACCACTCCGGTCAAGGAGAGCCGAGCCCGGCCGTCTGTGGGGAAGAAAGCAGGCAGGCTGGCTCATCAGAGCCCAGGCAGGAGCCCCGGGCTACTCATGGGGACGCCGCACTCCCTGCTGGGCCTCCGCGTTTTGGCATCGCCGTCCCAGGCAGGGCGAGGGGCCGGGTGACGGCGGATGGAGCTGGCGGGGCCGTCCTACCTTGAACACCTTGATCTGGCAGCTGGCCGAGTGCAAGTGTTCCGTGTACTCCCCATTCTCACTCTGCTTGAAGGTATCGATCTGCACCCGAAAGGGCACGCCCTTCTCGCCCCCGTGCTTCCTCGGGGTGAACTCTGTGCTGATGCAGTGCACCTGCAGGGGACGTGGGGGGCAGGTAGCCAGAAGCAGGCGAGGGTGGGCTCTGGACCGCCCCCCGCCCATGGGCTCCTCTCCAAATGGAGGTTTCCATTCCGCACGGTCAGACCCACCTCCACCTCTCCGCTCTCCCCCAGTGCTGTCCACTCTGTCGGGCCGCTGGCCGCCCCATCCCCTAACCACAGAGGGCCTGCCCTCTCACCTTTGTCCCTTGACCTTGGAGGCCCCGCCTGACCACCTAAGTCCTTGCCGTTGCTCCAGGCCCACTGACCCCAGCAGACCCCCTCACTCCCGCCCCTGAGAACTCTCCCTTGGCAAATCCCACAGACCACAGAGCAGGGACCACAGCTTAGTCCCTAAAGGCCTGGTGGCCAGGTTACTCAGGCCAGGCCAGAAGCTGGGACCACTTCTTTATTTCTCGTTAGTGCCTGTTACACAGAAGGCACTTGACGTACATTTCTTGCTATAACACTGTGATCACGTCATAATACAATTCATCTTATTGTAACAGTAAACGGTAACattattataattcttttaaaatgcagttcAAGTATTGAAACTATGCAAGGCAAAAAGATCGCTCACTTTTACTGAGCGATTACTATGAACCAGGCCTTGTGGTCATGGCTCTGTTTTCACTCTCTAATTTATAAGACAGGTGGGAAAGCCAAGAGGCTCAAAACGGGACACACAGTAAGAGAGCCAGGGGCAAGCCCGGAAGCACAGGGCCCCCACTGGGCCCTTGGCCACCTCTATCTGCCATGGTGTTTAACACAAGGCCAGGTTCACAAGCAGGTGcttgagaattaaataattaatttaataacaGAAACAATTACGAAAAAAATTTTCACTTCAAATTATTTATGCTAGGCCATACTTCTTTTGTAAAAAGCTTACATACTGATAAGCAAAACCCACACAGGATGCTACAACGTCCCAAGTCCTGTGACTCTGAGACACACCCATCCACCCTTTCAGCCTCCTTTCCTGCAGCAGAGGGAAGGAGCCCATCAGGGCCCCCCGGAAGGATGGTTTCGAGAAACGGCCCAAAGGACCCCAGAGCTCCGGCTTCCCCACCGAGGGCAAGCTCCCTCCCGCTCACCTGAATGAAAGCAGATGCTCTCTTCGAAGGGTCCCACAAAAACTCAACTGCATTCAGCTGGGTCGGGCTGGCCCTGGGGTCCAAGATACCAACAGACAGTGGAATAtctgtgcacatacacacacaaaagtgcAATCGTCAGCCACTCCCAAATATTTCGGGAAGGATTCTCATTACAGGTCCAAATTCCTTACACAATTCGACATGCCAGAAGTTCTGAAAACCAGGTTTTGCGTAACTCACTGGGCAGAAGCCTGACTTGACGCCTTTACCCCATTGTGTGGAGTCATTCTGTTTTGCTGCAGGAACATTACTCTGCTTGACTGCCTGTTGGCGGTGTGACCCGAAGCTATGGGTCTACACGCCTTACTATCATTCCAACCTCTGAGTTCCAAAACCCATCCGGGCCCAAGGGTTGTGGATAAAAGACCACGGGCCACCGCCTGAGCCCCCAGTTGCATTTCCACTGCCCCTCTCTGTGAGGCCCCCCCGGCCCTTCATCACTCATCATGACCCTTTAAGGCAGGGTCTTTCTGCAAAGCTTTCCCTGCTTCTCACTCCCTGACGGCAGGTCCTTGAATCCCGCGTGCCACCCCATCCCAGGCCCCCGGAAAAGGTGAACCGCCGAGGGTAGGCCTGGTGGCACGGTCACCTCCACCAGCTCCTGTGGGGTTTCACACAAGGCAAAAGTGCGCCAAGATGCCCTGGACAGGCCTGGGTCCGGAAGGCACCCAGGAAGGACCCCCGTGTGCCTGGAGCTCCGTCGGCCTCTCCCTCCTGGCCCGGGAGACTCACCGATGTCCAGGATGCGGTCCCCGGGCCGGCTCCACCGCCAGCCCTCCAGCTGTTGGTGCTCCGTGTACTGTAGCCGCCGGTCGTGGAACACCACGCGGATGATGCtctgggcggggggaggggcaggggtggcagTAAGGGACAGCTGAGGGTGGGTCCTGAGAGGGACCCACAAGGAACCTGCCCTCAACCATCCCCAAGACAGACACACCTCCTGCCATCCAAGGCCTGGAGCTGCCTGGAGGCTTCCTCCCCGCACCCCTCCCAGAACCCCAACAATATGAATGCCAGCACGAACACAAGTGCTGCCCTTCTTTCCAGGGTTGCTAAGCGCTCTGCACACGTGGGTCCTCCACAAACCCTTCTgcacagatgagtaaactgaagctcagaaaaggcTGGGAAGAGGCAAAGCCAGGCTGGAAGCCGAGTCTGTCCAACCCAGCGCCCAGTCCATCAGCCCACGCCCCTCTAGCTCCCAATGCTGCCGGCCCGCCCGAGGCCCCTTAGACAACACACTCCAGGGACCAGGAGCCCACCTCTGTCCCTGGAGCTTTCCCCAAACCTCCCAGGCACTCCCGTCACAAGCCCAGGTGCTGGGACCCCGACAGAGCACCCTCAGGAGCCCAGAAAGGGCACAGCTGGCAGCCTCACCTTCACATATTTTGTGTTCAGATCCTGAAAATCTCCCAGCTTCCGATTCTCCAGCAGTCGGATTTCATAAGACTGACCTGGAGGGGGGATAATAGGACATTTTCCATTTCTGGCTTCAAATTTGGGACTCCCCCAGCTAGAGGTCTTCTCAACACCCTCAGGGCCCACCCAGGCCTCACGGCCCCAGGGACCAAAGCAGAGAACAAAGGCCACGGACAGCTCAGATCATGCTCTGAGTTTGTCCAT
Proteins encoded in this region:
- the TFCP2L1 gene encoding transcription factor CP2-like protein 1 isoform X3; the encoded protein is MLFWHTQPEHYNQHNSGSYLRDLTSALQRENDVLALPIFKQEEPQLSPESEARLPPLQYVLCAATSPAVKLHEETLTYLNQGQSYEIRLLENRKLGDFQDLNTKYVKSIIRVVFHDRRLQYTEHQQLEGWRWSRPGDRILDIDIPLSVGILDPRASPTQLNAVEFLWDPSKRASAFIQVHCISTEFTPRKHGGEKGVPFRVQIDTFKQSENGEYTEHLHSASCQIKVFKPKGADRKQKTDREKMEKRTAQEKEKYQPSYETTILSECSPWPDVVYQVNSASSPSYNGSPNSFGLGEGNSSPTHPVEALPVGSDHLLPSASTQDAQQWLHRNRFSQFCRLFASFSGADLLKMSRDDLVQICGPADGIRLFNAIKGRNVRPKMTIYVCQELEQSRVPLQQKRDGGGDPNLCVYHAIFLEELTTLELIEKIANLYSISPQHIHRVYRQGPTGIHVVVSNEPHFTDSAWRQEVALSKVTGLLIKTRAPERGLMVQNFQDESCFILSTLKAESNDGYHVILKCGL
- the TFCP2L1 gene encoding transcription factor CP2-like protein 1 isoform X1, which encodes MLFWHTQPEHYNQHNSGSYLRDLTSALQRENDVLALPIFKQEEPQLSPESEARLPPLQYVLCAATSPAVKLHEETLTYLNQGQSYEIRLLENRKLGDFQDLNTKYVKSIIRVVFHDRRLQYTEHQQLEGWRWSRPGDRILDIDIPLSVGILDPRASPTQLNAVEFLWDPSKRASAFIQVHCISTEFTPRKHGGEKGVPFRVQIDTFKQSENGEYTEHLHSASCQIKVFKPKGADRKQKTDREKMEKRTAQEKEKYQPSYETTILSECSPWPDVVYQVNSASSPSYNGSPNSFGLGEGNSSPTHPVEALPVGSDVSVRGWAPAACPVRTGHPVKARPLCPQHLLPSASTQDAQQWLHRNRFSQFCRLFASFSGADLLKMSRDDLVQICGPADGIRLFNAIKGRNVRPKMTIYVCQELEQSRVPLQQKRDGGGDPNLCVYHAIFLEELTTLELIEKIANLYSISPQHIHRVYRQGPTGIHVVVSNEPHFTDSAWRQEVALSKVTGLLIKTRAPERGLMVQNFQDESCFILSTLKAESNDGYHVILKCGL
- the TFCP2L1 gene encoding transcription factor CP2-like protein 1 isoform X2 encodes the protein MLFWHTQPEHYNQHNSGSYLRDVLALPIFKQEEPQLSPESEARLPPLQYVLCAATSPAVKLHEETLTYLNQGQSYEIRLLENRKLGDFQDLNTKYVKSIIRVVFHDRRLQYTEHQQLEGWRWSRPGDRILDIDIPLSVGILDPRASPTQLNAVEFLWDPSKRASAFIQVHCISTEFTPRKHGGEKGVPFRVQIDTFKQSENGEYTEHLHSASCQIKVFKPKGADRKQKTDREKMEKRTAQEKEKYQPSYETTILSECSPWPDVVYQVNSASSPSYNGSPNSFGLGEGNSSPTHPVEALPVGSDVSVRGWAPAACPVRTGHPVKARPLCPQHLLPSASTQDAQQWLHRNRFSQFCRLFASFSGADLLKMSRDDLVQICGPADGIRLFNAIKGRNVRPKMTIYVCQELEQSRVPLQQKRDGGGDPNLCVYHAIFLEELTTLELIEKIANLYSISPQHIHRVYRQGPTGIHVVVSNEPHFTDSAWRQEVALSKVTGLLIKTRAPERGLMVQNFQDESCFILSTLKAESNDGYHVILKCGL
- the TFCP2L1 gene encoding transcription factor CP2-like protein 1 isoform X4 — translated: MLFWHTQPEHYNQHNSGSYLRDLTSALQRENDVLALPIFKQEEPQLSPESEARLPPLQYVLCAATSPAVKLHEETLTYLNQGQSYEIRLLENRKLGDFQDLNTKYVKSIIRVVFHDRRLQYTEHQQLEGWRWSRPGDRILDIDIPLSVGILDPRASPTQLNAVEFLWDPSKRASAFIQVHCISTEFTPRKHGGEKGVPFRVQIDTFKQSENGEYTEHLHSASCQIKVFKPKGADRKQKTDREKMEKRTAQEKEKYQPSYETTILSECSPWPDVVYQVNSASSPSYNGSPNSFGLGEGNSSPTHPVEALPVGSDVSVRGWAPAACPVRTGHPVKARPLCPQHLLPSASTQDAQQWLHRNRFSQFCRLFASFSGADLLKMSRDDLVQICGPADGIRLFNAIKGRNVRPKMTIYVCQELEQSRVPLQQKRDGGGDPNLCVYHAIFLEELTTLELIEKIANLYSISPQHIHRVYRQGPTGIHVVVSNEMVQNFQDESCFILSTLKAESNDGYHVILKCGL
- the TFCP2L1 gene encoding transcription factor CP2-like protein 1 isoform X6, which translates into the protein MLFWHTQPEHYNQHNSGSYLRDVLALPIFKQEEPQLSPESEARLPPLQYVLCAATSPAVKLHEETLTYLNQGQSYEIRLLENRKLGDFQDLNTKYVKSIIRVVFHDRRLQYTEHQQLEGWRWSRPGDRILDIDIPLSVGILDPRASPTQLNAVEFLWDPSKRASAFIQVHCISTEFTPRKHGGEKGVPFRVQIDTFKQSENGEYTEHLHSASCQIKVFKPKGADRKQKTDREKMEKRTAQEKEKYQPSYETTILSECSPWPDVVYQVNSASSPSYNGSPNSFGLGEGNSSPTHPVEALPVGSDHLLPSASTQDAQQWLHRNRFSQFCRLFASFSGADLLKMSRDDLVQICGPADGIRLFNAIKGRNVRPKMTIYVCQELEQSRVPLQQKRDGGGDPNLCVYHAIFLEELTTLELIEKIANLYSISPQHIHRVYRQGPTGIHVVVSNEMVQNFQDESCFILSTLKAESNDGYHVILKCGL